From a region of the Arachis ipaensis cultivar K30076 chromosome B09, Araip1.1, whole genome shotgun sequence genome:
- the LOC107615394 gene encoding uncharacterized protein LOC107615394 — translation MVLTKECSAVIQRNLPEKLQDLGSFVIPCTIGNTHIQKALCDLGISINLMPLSLMRKLQIEEVKSTCICLQLVDRSIKFPFGVVEDLLVRVGPFTFPTNFVILDMEEDKNASNILKRPFLATGKTLIDVQKGEVTLSVNEEEVVLNILEALQHPNHLEQCMRIDIIEPLGCRGVWNSEA, via the coding sequence ATGGTACTTACTAAGGAATGCAGTGCGGTCATCCAGAGGAATCTCCCTGAGAAACTGCAAGACCTTGGGAGCTTTGTGATTCCCTGTACCATTGGAAATACCCATATACAGAAGGCCTTGTGTGATCTTGGAATAAGTATCAACCTAATGCCACTATCATTGATGAGGAAACTCCAAATTGAAGAAGTAAAGTCTACCTGTATTTGTCTCCAACTTGTTGACCGCTCAATCAAATTCCCATTTGGAGTGGTGGAAGACCTACTTGTGAGAGTAGGACCTTTTacctttcccactaactttgtaATATTGGATATGGAAGAGGACAAGAATGCATCCAACATTCTTAaaagacccttcttagccacagGAAAAACTCTTATAGATGTACAGAAGGGTGAAGTAACACTGAGTGTCAATGAAGAGGAGGTTGTGCTGAACATATTGGAGGCTTTGCAACACCCAAATCATCTTGAACAATGCATGAGGATAGACATCATTGAACCTCTGGGTTGCAGAGGTGTTTGGAACTCGGAAGCTTAA